The following are from one region of the Syngnathus typhle isolate RoL2023-S1 ecotype Sweden linkage group LG22, RoL_Styp_1.0, whole genome shotgun sequence genome:
- the pum2 gene encoding pumilio homolog 2 isoform X6, whose amino-acid sequence MSIPCSILGMNDVAWQETRGGMLHANGTPDAGVVRVHSGGPLAAVAGQASGGPHLQGMDRAGNPTPGTPQPPLSGRSQDDAMVGYFFQRQPGEQLGGCAPSKHRWPTGDPNHVDQVRAVDEMNYDFQALALESRGMGELLPAKKLWDSDELAKDGRKGMLLGEEWRDNAWGSSHHSVSQPIMVQRRPGQGFHGNGDANSVLSPRSEGGGLGVSMVEYVLSSSPGDKMDARYRNGGYGGGDTDQDGREKNDGTEKVSPFEEDKSPELKVGDDGDATKANGRSLLNGMDRDCKDFNPTPGSRQASPTEAVERMGPNQAGLEMMAQHHVHAHVHAHNLAHALQQQNHNKGPVEDFQNQEAQNMGGMEQQAGVESLQFEYAGNQIQVDSSGTPVGLFDYNSQQQLFQRSNPLTVQQLTAAQQQQYALAAAQQQHLAGLAPAFVPNPYIINAGPPGTDPYTAAGLAAAATLAGPTVVPPQYYGVPWGVYPANLFQQQAASTANHSANQQASNQGPGPGQPQQVMRTGNNQRPLTPGQGQQSQQESLAAAAAAANPALAYAGMSGYQVLAPAAYYDQTGALVMGPGARTGLGGPVRLVQTPLLINPAAAQAAAAASASGSGNNMSGPPANGMYRSMPQPQPQQQQAPQQNSGLQSSSFSFSVPNTSQSSSLFSHTSAPPPPQSSSLGFSSTGSSLGVGLASALGGFGSSVPSSTSSSVSRRDSLLTSSELYKRGGSSSLTPIGQPFYNSLGYSSSPSPIGLTPGHSPLTPPPSLPSSHGSSSSLHLGGLTNGSGRYISAAPGAEAKYRSAGGTTSLFNSSSQLFPPARPRYSRSDVMPSGRSRLLEDFRNNRFPNLQLRDLPGHMVEFSQDQHGSRFIQQKLERASPAERQMVFGEILQAAYQLMTDVFGNYVIQKFFEFGSADQKLALATRIRGHVLPLALQMYGCRVIQKALESISSDQQVISDIVRELDGHVLKCVKDQNGNHVVQKCIECVQPQALQFIIDAFQGQVFVLSTHPYGCRVIQRILEHCTQEQTLPILEELHQHSEQLGQDQYGNYVIQHVLEHGRPEDKSKIVAEVRGKVLLLSQHKFASNVVEKCVIHSSRAERALLIDEVCCQKDGPHSALYTMMKDQYANYVVQRMIDMAEPAQRKIIMHKIRPHIATLRKYTYGKHILAKLEKYYMKSGSELGPIGGPANGLM is encoded by the exons ATGAGCATTCCATGCAGCATCCTAGGTATGAATGACGTGGCCTGGCAGGAGACGAGAGGTGGGATGCTGCATGCAAATGGAACTCCTGATGCCGGAGTTGTCAGGGTCCACAGCGGAGGGCCCCTCGCCGCAGTGGCTGGCCAGGCTTCAGGAGGCCCCCACTTACAAGGCATGGACAGGGCAGGCAACCCCACGCCGGGAACGCCGCAGCCGCCGCTGAGCGGTCGTTCGCAGGACGACGCTATGGTCGGATACTTCTTCCAGAGGCAGCCCGGGGAACAGCTGGGGGGTTGCGCGCCGAGCAAGCACCGCTGGCCTACCGGGGACCCCAATCACGTTGATCAG GTCCGCGCTGTGGATGAAATGAACTACGACTTTCAAGCTCTTGCTTTGGAGTCCAGAGGAATGGGAGAG ctTTTGCCAGCCAAAAAGCTGTGGGATTCCGATGAACTGGCGAAGGATGGAAGAAAAGGAATGCTTCTTGGAGAGGAGTGGAGGGATAATGCATGGGGCTCATCAC ACCACTCAGTCTCCCAGCCAATCATGGTCCAGCGACGACCGGGTCAGGGTTTCCACGGCAACGGCGATGCCAATTCCGTGCTGTCGCCTCGCTCGGAGGGCGGCGGTTTGGGTGTGAGCATGGTGGAGTACGTCCTGAGCTCGTCTCCTGGCGACAAGATGGACGCCCGGTACAGGAACGGCGGCTAT GGCGGAGGCGATACGGACCAGGACGGGAGAGAGAAGAACGATGGCACTGAGAAAGTTTCTCCTTTTGAGGAAGACAAGAGCCCAGAGTTGAAAGTGGGGGATGACGGAGATGCCACAAAAGCCAACGGAAGGAGTTTACTAAATGGCATGGACAGAGACTGCAAAGACTTCaa TCCAACTCCAGGAAGCCGTCAAGCTTCTCCAACTGAGGCTGTGGAGAGGATGGGCCCGAACCAGGCGGGACTGGAGATGATGGCCCAGCACCATGTCCACGCCCACGTTCACGCACACAACCTTGCTCATGCGCTGCAACAACAGAACCACAACAAGGGCCCGGTGGAGGACTTTCAGAACCAAGAAGCCCAAAACATGGGTGGTATGGAGCAACAAGCCGGCGTGGAGTCCCTCCAGTTTGAATATGCCGGGAACCAGATTCAGGTGGATTCCTCTGGAACGCCAGTGGGGTTGTTTGACTACAACTCTCAGCAGCAG TTGTTCCAGCGGTCAAATCCCCTCACTGTTCAGCAGCTCACAGCTGCCCAGCAGCAACAGTACGCTCTGGCGGCGGCTCAACAGCAGCACCTTG CTGGCCTCGCTCCTGCATTTGTGCCAAACCCTTACATCATCAACGCCGGACCCCCCGGAACCGATCCGTACACCGCAGCAGGcttggcggcggcggctacTCTTGCAG GGCCCACGGTGGTTCCACCGCAGTACTATGGTGTTCCTTGGGGTGTGTACCCAGCCAATCTTTTTCAGCAACAGGCCGCATCCACTGCCAATCACTCTGCTAATCAGCAAGCATCCAATCAGGGACCAGGGCCAGGCCAACCTCAG CAGGTAATGCGCACAGGTAACAACCAGCGTCCGCTCACGCCCGGGCAAGGTCAACAAAGCCAGCAGGAATctttggcggcggcggctgccgcCGCAAACCCCGCACTGGCCTACGCGGGAATGTCCG GTTATCAGGTGTTGGCCCCTGCAGCTTACTACGATCAGACCGGGGCCCTGGTCATGGGCCCTGGTGCTCGGACCGGACTTGGAGGACCGGTTCGTTTAGTGCAGACTCCTCTGCTCATCAATCCTGCAGCAGCGCAGGCTG CAGCTGCAGCGTCTGCGTCAGGTTCTGGGAACAACATGTCGGGCCCTCCGGCAAACGGCATGTACCGCTCCATGCCTCAACCCCAACCTCAGCAGCAACAGGCCCCCCAGCAGAACAGCGGCCTGCAATCGAGCTCCTTCTCCTTCTCTGTTCCCAACACCTCTCAGAGCAGCTCGCTTTTCTCGCATACGTCCGCTCCGCCCCCGCCGCAGAGCTCTTCGCTGGGCTTCAGCAGCACCGGCAGCTCCCTGGGCGTCGGTCTGGCGTCCGCTCTCGGAGGATTCGGCTCTTCGG TGCCGAGCTCTACAAGTAGCAGCGTGTCTCGCAGGGACTCCCTGTTGACAAGCTCTGAGCTTTACAagcgcggcggcagcagcagttTAACTCCCATCGGCCAGCCCTTTTACAACAGCCTGGGTTACTCCTCCTCACCCAGCCCCATCGGACTCACCCCCGGCCACTCCCCTCTCACTCCCCCACCTTCTCTGCCCTCCTCTCACGGGTCCTCCTCCAGCCTTCACCTCG GTGGCTTGACAAATGGCAGCGGGCGTTACATCTCCGCAGCACCCGGAGCCGAGGCCAAGTACCGCAGCGCCGGCGGGACCACCAGCCTGTTCAATTCCAGCAGCCAGCTCTTCCCGCCGGCTCGGCCCCGCTACAGCCGCTCGGACGTGATGCCGTCCGGCCGCAGCCGCCTCCTGGAAGACTTTAGGAACAACCGCTTCCCCAACCTTCAGCTCCGAGACCTGCCTGGACACATGGTGGAGTTCTCTCAAGACCAACATGGATCCAG ATTCATCCAGCAGAAGCTGGAGCGGGCCAGTCCCGCTGAGAGACAGATGGTTTTCGGAGAGATTCTCCAAGCCGCGTACCAGCTGATGACAGATGTGTTTGGCAACTACGTCATCCAGAAGTTCTTCGAG TTTGGTAGCGCTGACCAGAAGCTGGCTTTGGCCACTCGCATCCGCGGCCATGTCCTCCCGCTGGCCTTACAGATGTACGGCTGCAGGGTGATTCAAAAAGCCCTGGAGTCCATTTCTTCTGACCAGCAGGTAATT AGCGACATTGTTCGTGAGCTGGATGGCCATGTTTTAAAGTGCGTGAAGGACCAGAATGGAAACCATGTGGTGCAGAAGTGCATTGAGTGTGTGCAGCCTCAAGCGCTACAGTTCATTATCGATGCCTTCCAAGGCCAG GTTTTCGTCCTCTCCACGCACCCCTACGGCTGTAGAGTCATCCAACGGATTTTGGAGCACTGCACCCAGGAGCAGACTTTGCCAATACTGGAAGAGCTGCATCAGCACTCGGAGCAGCTGGGTCAG GATCAGTACGGCAACTACGTAATTCAGCATGTTTTGGAGCACGGGAGACCGGAAGACAAGAGCAAGATTGTTGCAGAAGTGCGTGGGAAAGTCCTTCTACTCAGCCAACATAAATTTGCAAG CAACGTGGTGGAGAAGTGCGTGATCCACTCCTCACGTGCCGAGAGAGCTCTTCTGATCGACGAGGTGTGCTGCCAGAAGGACGGCCCCCACAGCGCCCTGTACACGATGATGAAGGACCAGTACGCCAACTACGTTGTCCAAAGAATGATCGACATGGCTGAACCTGCTCAGCGCAAAATCATCATGCACAAG ATCCGGCCTCACATTGCCACCTTACGCAAGTACACCTATGGGAAACACATTCTGGCCAAGCTGGAAAAGTACTACATGAAGAGCGGGTCGGAGTTGGGTCCCATCGGTGGCCCCGCAAACGGCCTCATGTAG
- the pum2 gene encoding pumilio homolog 2 isoform X1, translating into MSIPCSILGMNDVAWQETRGGMLHANGTPDAGVVRVHSGGPLAAVAGQASGGPHLQGMDRAGNPTPGTPQPPLSGRSQDDAMVGYFFQRQPGEQLGGCAPSKHRWPTGDPNHVDQVRAVDEMNYDFQALALESRGMGELLPAKKLWDSDELAKDGRKGMLLGEEWRDNAWGSSHHSVSQPIMVQRRPGQGFHGNGDANSVLSPRSEGGGLGVSMVEYVLSSSPGDKMDARYRNGGYGGGDTDQDGREKNDGTEKVSPFEEDKSPELKVGDDGDATKANGRSLLNGMDRDCKDFNPTPGSRQASPTEAVERMGPNQAGLEMMAQHHVHAHVHAHNLAHALQQQNHNKGPVEDFQNQEAQNMGGMEQQAGVESLQFEYAGNQIQVDSSGTPVGLFDYNSQQQLFQRSNPLTVQQLTAAQQQQYALAAAQQQHLAGLAPAFVPNPYIINAGPPGTDPYTAAGLAAAATLAGPTVVPPQYYGVPWGVYPANLFQQQAASTANHSANQQASNQGPGPGQPQQVMRTGNNQRPLTPGQGQQSQQESLAAAAAAANPALAYAGMSGYQVLAPAAYYDQTGALVMGPGARTGLGGPVRLVQTPLLINPAAAQAAAAASASGSGNNMSGPPANGMYRSMPQPQPQQQQAPQQNSGLQSSSFSFSVPNTSQSSSLFSHTSAPPPPQSSSLGFSSTGSSLGVGLASALGGFGSSVPSSTSSSVSRRDSLLTSSELYKRGGSSSLTPIGQPFYNSLGYSSSPSPIGLTPGHSPLTPPPSLPSSHGSSSSLHLGGLTNGSGRYISAAPGAEAKYRSAGGTTSLFNSSSQLFPPARPRYSRSDVMPSGRSRLLEDFRNNRFPNLQLRDLPGHMVEFSQDQHGSRFIQQKLERASPAERQMVFGEILQAAYQLMTDVFGNYVIQKFFEFGSADQKLALATRIRGHVLPLALQMYGCRVIQKALESISSDQQVISDIVRELDGHVLKCVKDQNGNHVVQKCIECVQPQALQFIIDAFQGQVFVLSTHPYGCRVIQRILEHCTQEQTLPILEELHQHSEQLGQKYQGVSLEMTPKTYYTVSRDALFKDQYGNYVIQHVLEHGRPEDKSKIVAEVRGKVLLLSQHKFASNVVEKCVIHSSRAERALLIDEVCCQKDGPHSALYTMMKDQYANYVVQRMIDMAEPAQRKIIMHKIRPHIATLRKYTYGKHILAKLEKYYMKSGSELGPIGGPANGLM; encoded by the exons ATGAGCATTCCATGCAGCATCCTAGGTATGAATGACGTGGCCTGGCAGGAGACGAGAGGTGGGATGCTGCATGCAAATGGAACTCCTGATGCCGGAGTTGTCAGGGTCCACAGCGGAGGGCCCCTCGCCGCAGTGGCTGGCCAGGCTTCAGGAGGCCCCCACTTACAAGGCATGGACAGGGCAGGCAACCCCACGCCGGGAACGCCGCAGCCGCCGCTGAGCGGTCGTTCGCAGGACGACGCTATGGTCGGATACTTCTTCCAGAGGCAGCCCGGGGAACAGCTGGGGGGTTGCGCGCCGAGCAAGCACCGCTGGCCTACCGGGGACCCCAATCACGTTGATCAG GTCCGCGCTGTGGATGAAATGAACTACGACTTTCAAGCTCTTGCTTTGGAGTCCAGAGGAATGGGAGAG ctTTTGCCAGCCAAAAAGCTGTGGGATTCCGATGAACTGGCGAAGGATGGAAGAAAAGGAATGCTTCTTGGAGAGGAGTGGAGGGATAATGCATGGGGCTCATCAC ACCACTCAGTCTCCCAGCCAATCATGGTCCAGCGACGACCGGGTCAGGGTTTCCACGGCAACGGCGATGCCAATTCCGTGCTGTCGCCTCGCTCGGAGGGCGGCGGTTTGGGTGTGAGCATGGTGGAGTACGTCCTGAGCTCGTCTCCTGGCGACAAGATGGACGCCCGGTACAGGAACGGCGGCTAT GGCGGAGGCGATACGGACCAGGACGGGAGAGAGAAGAACGATGGCACTGAGAAAGTTTCTCCTTTTGAGGAAGACAAGAGCCCAGAGTTGAAAGTGGGGGATGACGGAGATGCCACAAAAGCCAACGGAAGGAGTTTACTAAATGGCATGGACAGAGACTGCAAAGACTTCaa TCCAACTCCAGGAAGCCGTCAAGCTTCTCCAACTGAGGCTGTGGAGAGGATGGGCCCGAACCAGGCGGGACTGGAGATGATGGCCCAGCACCATGTCCACGCCCACGTTCACGCACACAACCTTGCTCATGCGCTGCAACAACAGAACCACAACAAGGGCCCGGTGGAGGACTTTCAGAACCAAGAAGCCCAAAACATGGGTGGTATGGAGCAACAAGCCGGCGTGGAGTCCCTCCAGTTTGAATATGCCGGGAACCAGATTCAGGTGGATTCCTCTGGAACGCCAGTGGGGTTGTTTGACTACAACTCTCAGCAGCAG TTGTTCCAGCGGTCAAATCCCCTCACTGTTCAGCAGCTCACAGCTGCCCAGCAGCAACAGTACGCTCTGGCGGCGGCTCAACAGCAGCACCTTG CTGGCCTCGCTCCTGCATTTGTGCCAAACCCTTACATCATCAACGCCGGACCCCCCGGAACCGATCCGTACACCGCAGCAGGcttggcggcggcggctacTCTTGCAG GGCCCACGGTGGTTCCACCGCAGTACTATGGTGTTCCTTGGGGTGTGTACCCAGCCAATCTTTTTCAGCAACAGGCCGCATCCACTGCCAATCACTCTGCTAATCAGCAAGCATCCAATCAGGGACCAGGGCCAGGCCAACCTCAG CAGGTAATGCGCACAGGTAACAACCAGCGTCCGCTCACGCCCGGGCAAGGTCAACAAAGCCAGCAGGAATctttggcggcggcggctgccgcCGCAAACCCCGCACTGGCCTACGCGGGAATGTCCG GTTATCAGGTGTTGGCCCCTGCAGCTTACTACGATCAGACCGGGGCCCTGGTCATGGGCCCTGGTGCTCGGACCGGACTTGGAGGACCGGTTCGTTTAGTGCAGACTCCTCTGCTCATCAATCCTGCAGCAGCGCAGGCTG CAGCTGCAGCGTCTGCGTCAGGTTCTGGGAACAACATGTCGGGCCCTCCGGCAAACGGCATGTACCGCTCCATGCCTCAACCCCAACCTCAGCAGCAACAGGCCCCCCAGCAGAACAGCGGCCTGCAATCGAGCTCCTTCTCCTTCTCTGTTCCCAACACCTCTCAGAGCAGCTCGCTTTTCTCGCATACGTCCGCTCCGCCCCCGCCGCAGAGCTCTTCGCTGGGCTTCAGCAGCACCGGCAGCTCCCTGGGCGTCGGTCTGGCGTCCGCTCTCGGAGGATTCGGCTCTTCGG TGCCGAGCTCTACAAGTAGCAGCGTGTCTCGCAGGGACTCCCTGTTGACAAGCTCTGAGCTTTACAagcgcggcggcagcagcagttTAACTCCCATCGGCCAGCCCTTTTACAACAGCCTGGGTTACTCCTCCTCACCCAGCCCCATCGGACTCACCCCCGGCCACTCCCCTCTCACTCCCCCACCTTCTCTGCCCTCCTCTCACGGGTCCTCCTCCAGCCTTCACCTCG GTGGCTTGACAAATGGCAGCGGGCGTTACATCTCCGCAGCACCCGGAGCCGAGGCCAAGTACCGCAGCGCCGGCGGGACCACCAGCCTGTTCAATTCCAGCAGCCAGCTCTTCCCGCCGGCTCGGCCCCGCTACAGCCGCTCGGACGTGATGCCGTCCGGCCGCAGCCGCCTCCTGGAAGACTTTAGGAACAACCGCTTCCCCAACCTTCAGCTCCGAGACCTGCCTGGACACATGGTGGAGTTCTCTCAAGACCAACATGGATCCAG ATTCATCCAGCAGAAGCTGGAGCGGGCCAGTCCCGCTGAGAGACAGATGGTTTTCGGAGAGATTCTCCAAGCCGCGTACCAGCTGATGACAGATGTGTTTGGCAACTACGTCATCCAGAAGTTCTTCGAG TTTGGTAGCGCTGACCAGAAGCTGGCTTTGGCCACTCGCATCCGCGGCCATGTCCTCCCGCTGGCCTTACAGATGTACGGCTGCAGGGTGATTCAAAAAGCCCTGGAGTCCATTTCTTCTGACCAGCAGGTAATT AGCGACATTGTTCGTGAGCTGGATGGCCATGTTTTAAAGTGCGTGAAGGACCAGAATGGAAACCATGTGGTGCAGAAGTGCATTGAGTGTGTGCAGCCTCAAGCGCTACAGTTCATTATCGATGCCTTCCAAGGCCAG GTTTTCGTCCTCTCCACGCACCCCTACGGCTGTAGAGTCATCCAACGGATTTTGGAGCACTGCACCCAGGAGCAGACTTTGCCAATACTGGAAGAGCTGCATCAGCACTCGGAGCAGCTGGGTCAG AAATATCAAGGCGTATCATTGGAGATGACACCCAAAACATATTATACAGTGTCCCGTGATGCACTGTTCAAG GATCAGTACGGCAACTACGTAATTCAGCATGTTTTGGAGCACGGGAGACCGGAAGACAAGAGCAAGATTGTTGCAGAAGTGCGTGGGAAAGTCCTTCTACTCAGCCAACATAAATTTGCAAG CAACGTGGTGGAGAAGTGCGTGATCCACTCCTCACGTGCCGAGAGAGCTCTTCTGATCGACGAGGTGTGCTGCCAGAAGGACGGCCCCCACAGCGCCCTGTACACGATGATGAAGGACCAGTACGCCAACTACGTTGTCCAAAGAATGATCGACATGGCTGAACCTGCTCAGCGCAAAATCATCATGCACAAG ATCCGGCCTCACATTGCCACCTTACGCAAGTACACCTATGGGAAACACATTCTGGCCAAGCTGGAAAAGTACTACATGAAGAGCGGGTCGGAGTTGGGTCCCATCGGTGGCCCCGCAAACGGCCTCATGTAG
- the pum2 gene encoding pumilio homolog 2 isoform X8, whose protein sequence is MSIPCSILGMNDVAWQETRGGMLHANGTPDAGVVRVHSGGPLAAVAGQASGGPHLQGMDRAGNPTPGTPQPPLSGRSQDDAMVGYFFQRQPGEQLGGCAPSKHRWPTGDPNHVDQVRAVDEMNYDFQALALESRGMGELLPAKKLWDSDELAKDGRKGMLLGEEWRDNAWGSSHHSVSQPIMVQRRPGQGFHGNGDANSVLSPRSEGGGLGVSMVEYVLSSSPGDKMDARYRNGGYGGGDTDQDGREKNDGTEKVSPFEEDKSPELKVGDDGDATKANGRSLLNGMDRDCKDFNPTPGSRQASPTEAVERMGPNQAGLEMMAQHHVHAHVHAHNLAHALQQQNHNKGPVEDFQNQEAQNMGGMEQQAGVESLQFEYAGNQIQVDSSGTPVGLFDYNSQQQLFQRSNPLTVQQLTAAQQQQYALAAAQQQHLAGLAPAFVPNPYIINAGPPGTDPYTAAGLAAAATLAGPTVVPPQYYGVPWGVYPANLFQQQAASTANHSANQQASNQGPGPGQPQQVMRTGNNQRPLTPGQGQQSQQESLAAAAAAANPALAYAGMSGYQVLAPAAYYDQTGALVMGPGARTGLGGPVRLVQTPLLINPAAAQAAAASASGSGNNMSGPPANGMYRSMPQPQPQQQQAPQQNSGLQSSSFSFSVPNTSQSSSLFSHTSAPPPPQSSSLGFSSTGSSLGVGLASALGGFGSSVPSSTSSSVSRRDSLLTSSELYKRGGSSSLTPIGQPFYNSLGYSSSPSPIGLTPGHSPLTPPPSLPSSHGSSSSLHLGGLTNGSGRYISAAPGAEAKYRSAGGTTSLFNSSSQLFPPARPRYSRSDVMPSGRSRLLEDFRNNRFPNLQLRDLPGHMVEFSQDQHGSRFIQQKLERASPAERQMVFGEILQAAYQLMTDVFGNYVIQKFFEFGSADQKLALATRIRGHVLPLALQMYGCRVIQKALESISSDQQVISDIVRELDGHVLKCVKDQNGNHVVQKCIECVQPQALQFIIDAFQGQVFVLSTHPYGCRVIQRILEHCTQEQTLPILEELHQHSEQLGQDQYGNYVIQHVLEHGRPEDKSKIVAEVRGKVLLLSQHKFASNVVEKCVIHSSRAERALLIDEVCCQKDGPHSALYTMMKDQYANYVVQRMIDMAEPAQRKIIMHKIRPHIATLRKYTYGKHILAKLEKYYMKSGSELGPIGGPANGLM, encoded by the exons ATGAGCATTCCATGCAGCATCCTAGGTATGAATGACGTGGCCTGGCAGGAGACGAGAGGTGGGATGCTGCATGCAAATGGAACTCCTGATGCCGGAGTTGTCAGGGTCCACAGCGGAGGGCCCCTCGCCGCAGTGGCTGGCCAGGCTTCAGGAGGCCCCCACTTACAAGGCATGGACAGGGCAGGCAACCCCACGCCGGGAACGCCGCAGCCGCCGCTGAGCGGTCGTTCGCAGGACGACGCTATGGTCGGATACTTCTTCCAGAGGCAGCCCGGGGAACAGCTGGGGGGTTGCGCGCCGAGCAAGCACCGCTGGCCTACCGGGGACCCCAATCACGTTGATCAG GTCCGCGCTGTGGATGAAATGAACTACGACTTTCAAGCTCTTGCTTTGGAGTCCAGAGGAATGGGAGAG ctTTTGCCAGCCAAAAAGCTGTGGGATTCCGATGAACTGGCGAAGGATGGAAGAAAAGGAATGCTTCTTGGAGAGGAGTGGAGGGATAATGCATGGGGCTCATCAC ACCACTCAGTCTCCCAGCCAATCATGGTCCAGCGACGACCGGGTCAGGGTTTCCACGGCAACGGCGATGCCAATTCCGTGCTGTCGCCTCGCTCGGAGGGCGGCGGTTTGGGTGTGAGCATGGTGGAGTACGTCCTGAGCTCGTCTCCTGGCGACAAGATGGACGCCCGGTACAGGAACGGCGGCTAT GGCGGAGGCGATACGGACCAGGACGGGAGAGAGAAGAACGATGGCACTGAGAAAGTTTCTCCTTTTGAGGAAGACAAGAGCCCAGAGTTGAAAGTGGGGGATGACGGAGATGCCACAAAAGCCAACGGAAGGAGTTTACTAAATGGCATGGACAGAGACTGCAAAGACTTCaa TCCAACTCCAGGAAGCCGTCAAGCTTCTCCAACTGAGGCTGTGGAGAGGATGGGCCCGAACCAGGCGGGACTGGAGATGATGGCCCAGCACCATGTCCACGCCCACGTTCACGCACACAACCTTGCTCATGCGCTGCAACAACAGAACCACAACAAGGGCCCGGTGGAGGACTTTCAGAACCAAGAAGCCCAAAACATGGGTGGTATGGAGCAACAAGCCGGCGTGGAGTCCCTCCAGTTTGAATATGCCGGGAACCAGATTCAGGTGGATTCCTCTGGAACGCCAGTGGGGTTGTTTGACTACAACTCTCAGCAGCAG TTGTTCCAGCGGTCAAATCCCCTCACTGTTCAGCAGCTCACAGCTGCCCAGCAGCAACAGTACGCTCTGGCGGCGGCTCAACAGCAGCACCTTG CTGGCCTCGCTCCTGCATTTGTGCCAAACCCTTACATCATCAACGCCGGACCCCCCGGAACCGATCCGTACACCGCAGCAGGcttggcggcggcggctacTCTTGCAG GGCCCACGGTGGTTCCACCGCAGTACTATGGTGTTCCTTGGGGTGTGTACCCAGCCAATCTTTTTCAGCAACAGGCCGCATCCACTGCCAATCACTCTGCTAATCAGCAAGCATCCAATCAGGGACCAGGGCCAGGCCAACCTCAG CAGGTAATGCGCACAGGTAACAACCAGCGTCCGCTCACGCCCGGGCAAGGTCAACAAAGCCAGCAGGAATctttggcggcggcggctgccgcCGCAAACCCCGCACTGGCCTACGCGGGAATGTCCG GTTATCAGGTGTTGGCCCCTGCAGCTTACTACGATCAGACCGGGGCCCTGGTCATGGGCCCTGGTGCTCGGACCGGACTTGGAGGACCGGTTCGTTTAGTGCAGACTCCTCTGCTCATCAATCCTGCAGCAGCGCAGGCTG CTGCAGCGTCTGCGTCAGGTTCTGGGAACAACATGTCGGGCCCTCCGGCAAACGGCATGTACCGCTCCATGCCTCAACCCCAACCTCAGCAGCAACAGGCCCCCCAGCAGAACAGCGGCCTGCAATCGAGCTCCTTCTCCTTCTCTGTTCCCAACACCTCTCAGAGCAGCTCGCTTTTCTCGCATACGTCCGCTCCGCCCCCGCCGCAGAGCTCTTCGCTGGGCTTCAGCAGCACCGGCAGCTCCCTGGGCGTCGGTCTGGCGTCCGCTCTCGGAGGATTCGGCTCTTCGG TGCCGAGCTCTACAAGTAGCAGCGTGTCTCGCAGGGACTCCCTGTTGACAAGCTCTGAGCTTTACAagcgcggcggcagcagcagttTAACTCCCATCGGCCAGCCCTTTTACAACAGCCTGGGTTACTCCTCCTCACCCAGCCCCATCGGACTCACCCCCGGCCACTCCCCTCTCACTCCCCCACCTTCTCTGCCCTCCTCTCACGGGTCCTCCTCCAGCCTTCACCTCG GTGGCTTGACAAATGGCAGCGGGCGTTACATCTCCGCAGCACCCGGAGCCGAGGCCAAGTACCGCAGCGCCGGCGGGACCACCAGCCTGTTCAATTCCAGCAGCCAGCTCTTCCCGCCGGCTCGGCCCCGCTACAGCCGCTCGGACGTGATGCCGTCCGGCCGCAGCCGCCTCCTGGAAGACTTTAGGAACAACCGCTTCCCCAACCTTCAGCTCCGAGACCTGCCTGGACACATGGTGGAGTTCTCTCAAGACCAACATGGATCCAG ATTCATCCAGCAGAAGCTGGAGCGGGCCAGTCCCGCTGAGAGACAGATGGTTTTCGGAGAGATTCTCCAAGCCGCGTACCAGCTGATGACAGATGTGTTTGGCAACTACGTCATCCAGAAGTTCTTCGAG TTTGGTAGCGCTGACCAGAAGCTGGCTTTGGCCACTCGCATCCGCGGCCATGTCCTCCCGCTGGCCTTACAGATGTACGGCTGCAGGGTGATTCAAAAAGCCCTGGAGTCCATTTCTTCTGACCAGCAGGTAATT AGCGACATTGTTCGTGAGCTGGATGGCCATGTTTTAAAGTGCGTGAAGGACCAGAATGGAAACCATGTGGTGCAGAAGTGCATTGAGTGTGTGCAGCCTCAAGCGCTACAGTTCATTATCGATGCCTTCCAAGGCCAG GTTTTCGTCCTCTCCACGCACCCCTACGGCTGTAGAGTCATCCAACGGATTTTGGAGCACTGCACCCAGGAGCAGACTTTGCCAATACTGGAAGAGCTGCATCAGCACTCGGAGCAGCTGGGTCAG GATCAGTACGGCAACTACGTAATTCAGCATGTTTTGGAGCACGGGAGACCGGAAGACAAGAGCAAGATTGTTGCAGAAGTGCGTGGGAAAGTCCTTCTACTCAGCCAACATAAATTTGCAAG CAACGTGGTGGAGAAGTGCGTGATCCACTCCTCACGTGCCGAGAGAGCTCTTCTGATCGACGAGGTGTGCTGCCAGAAGGACGGCCCCCACAGCGCCCTGTACACGATGATGAAGGACCAGTACGCCAACTACGTTGTCCAAAGAATGATCGACATGGCTGAACCTGCTCAGCGCAAAATCATCATGCACAAG ATCCGGCCTCACATTGCCACCTTACGCAAGTACACCTATGGGAAACACATTCTGGCCAAGCTGGAAAAGTACTACATGAAGAGCGGGTCGGAGTTGGGTCCCATCGGTGGCCCCGCAAACGGCCTCATGTAG